In Carnobacteriaceae bacterium zg-84, the genomic window AAAGCATCCGCTAATCCAACTGACGTTGTTGTTTTACCCTCGCCTGCAGGTGTTGGTGTAATCGCTGTGACTAAAATCAATTTACCGTCTTTATGCTCTTTTAAAGCTGTTAATTGATTGACATCCACTTTTGCTTTATATTTGCCATAAAGTGATAAGTTATCTTTGTCAATACCGACTCTTTTAGCAACTTCTTCAATCGGTTCCATCTCTACTTGATTTGCAATTTCAATATCTGTTAAATATGCCATATTTACCCACCTTTACAATGTTTTTAAAATTTGTTCGTAAATATCATCTGCCAATGCGATACCTGTTTCTAATAAACGGTCACTACTTGCTTTATATTCCGATACAAAAGCATCGTCTTTAATACTAGATAAGTTAATTAAAACATTTAAGTAAGCACCTTGTAATCCAGATTTTAAATTCAATGCGGCAACGCCTAAATCACTTGCTGCATTTGTATTAGATTTTCCAATAATGCTTTTTGTTGTGTTTAAAGCATCTAAAATTATTTCCATTAAATCCAATGGCGATTTTGCTGCTACTTTTAAAGCATTTTGCATCGCTTTTTGACGAGCTACTCTTTCTTCATCAGTTTCTTTTGGCATACTAAATACTGCTGAAACAACATTAAATGCTTCTGTATCATCATCAATGGCTTTTAATAGTTTTTCCTGTAATATAATTGTTTTATCTAAACATACTTGCACATCTGTTTCAAATTCTACGTATTTTTTCTTGCCAACAGTTAACTCACACACCATTTTTGTTAATGATATTCCCATTGCAGCCGCTAAAGCAGAAGCAGAACCACCCCCTGGAGCCGGTTCATTAGAACCTAACACTTGCATAAATTCACTTACTTTTAAATCAACTAATTTCATGCCCTCTCTCCTTATTCTATTATTTTCCAGTTTACTAATTTAATAAATGGTTTTCTAAAACTTGTTTACCATAATCAAAATCTTCAATTTGTAAGTAATATTCTGCACAATCTACTAAAGCTTTGGCAGGTGTTAACCCAATGACTTCACTACCGATAATATTGACACCATAACGTTTTGCTTCAAAACGAATCGTTTCAAACACACGATACAATGGTGTTCCTTCATAATTCACCATATTCATAGATACTTGTGCAATATTTCTATCTTCTAACATAACACCAATACCTTTACAATATTTAAACCCTCCACTTGATGCACGTACAATTTTTGCGATTTTATTAGCAATGGTAATATCGGATGTATCTAAATTAACATTAAATGCTACTAAAGGCATTCTCGCACCTACAGCTGTTACACCTGCTGTTGGATGAATTTTTCTTTCACCGAAATCTGGTGCCCATTCTTCTTCTAACAATTTCTCAGGCATGCCTTCAAATTGACCTTTTCTTACTTTCGCTAAATTCACACGTTCCGG contains:
- the ftcD gene encoding glutamate formimidoyltransferase — encoded protein: MAKLVECIPNFSEGRNEEVIQGLVQTAKSVPGVTLLDYSSDTSHNRSVFTLVGDEESIQEVAFQLVKYASEHIDMTKHVGEHPRMGATDVVPFVPIKDITAQECVDISKKVAKRINDELSIPIFLYEDSASTPERVNLAKVRKGQFEGMPEKLLEEEWAPDFGERKIHPTAGVTAVGARMPLVAFNVNLDTSDITIANKIAKIVRASSGGFKYCKGIGVMLEDRNIAQVSMNMVNYEGTPLYRVFETIRFEAKRYGVNIIGSEVIGLTPAKALVDCAEYYLQIEDFDYGKQVLENHLLN
- a CDS encoding cyclodeaminase/cyclohydrolase family protein; the protein is MKLVDLKVSEFMQVLGSNEPAPGGGSASALAAAMGISLTKMVCELTVGKKKYVEFETDVQVCLDKTIILQEKLLKAIDDDTEAFNVVSAVFSMPKETDEERVARQKAMQNALKVAAKSPLDLMEIILDALNTTKSIIGKSNTNAASDLGVAALNLKSGLQGAYLNVLINLSSIKDDAFVSEYKASSDRLLETGIALADDIYEQILKTL